TTGTACATGTTATTGcccaaaaaaaaatgaaaataactaCCTCCCTCATAGATAAACATGTCTTGcccaatttcttccttttttcttttagctcaTTGGGAGGTCAATGGCCATGAAACTGTGGCATGAGCTACCCAATGCAATAGAATAATTCTCATTAACAAAAAGCTTATTGTAAAATTAGGATCAGTTGGCttctttccatttcttttattccctATGAATTGATTCTTTTTCCCATGCTTGCTTGAacattcttctttcttttctattccACTAACCCCCTGCTCTGCAGCTCTTCTCTGTAAGTAGGTATACTCGTATAATCTGCAGATGCTGAGTTCTCATTTGGTTCCTCGAGAATAAGAAGAATCTCCGTGTGAGTATGCACTGTATAACGATTATTGTCCATTTctcttttatcattattatatcGTGCTAAAATTATGACCCATTCAAATCGATGAGTCACCTGGCAGTAATCTTGAAATGCAACCACTAAAACTATCCATGCTGGTGGCtggcagaagaagaagaagaaaactttTAGGTAATACCTAACCCCAAATCTGTCTGGGTTTAGTTAGGGTTGGAACAGGGGCACTTATCTTCCTTGTCTTATTATATTAGACTGGGAGTTAAAGaattcacaaaagaaatgTTCTTTCTGTCTAGCCTTAAAATTGGATTAAAAAAGGGGAAATCTAATGTTTcagctaaaaaaattatgagttTCCTATTGAAAACGTTTTCATGTCATAATACAGTTTATGTAACTCTACTAAAATTAAACTCTGACAGTCGAAAAATAAGGTATCGAATAAGAAAACATTCTCaagtgaaaaaaaatactGAAATTTGATCTGAAGGGTCCATTTGCCACTGCCGACATGCTGCTTTTTGCAGCACTTGGAGCTCCCATCTATATGGTTGGAAAGCTGAAAACCCCTTTTTTTCTTGGACAGGGATCAGCTGGCAGcaaaaacctaaaaaaatttacaagaaTGTTAACCTTCATTGTAGAGTAATTTCAGGACGCATTGGAGATTAATTTCAGGACGCAATCAAGTGTTACTCCCAGTCTATCATTTCGAGTTTGATCCTTGCAGTAAGTACTTGAGAGTAATAATATTTGGATGTCTGGGGGTAGATTAATAGAATTGAGCATCAGACTGATTCAAACACCATTTTGCAAAGAGTTTTGATGCAGTTTGGAAGTATGAGTTAGTACCCAATTGGAGTTTAAAGAATCACAGGCAATAGAACTAAGACCAATTGGTAGGTAACAACAGTACATGGCATTTCATCAAGAGAATAAATTGCATAACAGGAAAAATTACAATGGGTCAAAAGttggaaaaagaagaaaactaaaatGTACCAGCATTCTAGTTATAACAACCAAACAAAGATGACACTTGACACATTATTCCAAGAAAAACATTGGGTAAgcttaaaaagaagaaaaataaataaagaacaacaCACCCAACCTACAGAAGGGCAATTAACTTATTCAACAATGGGTCATTGAAGATTGAAATTGACCGTAGATTGACACTCTTCTTCATGCCGATGACTCCACCAATACTTCCACTTTTCCGTTGTTGGTTGGCTTCTCTACTTTTCCTTTGCTGGTTGGCTTCTCTTCATTTTGGTTGCTGGTTGGCTTCTCTTCGTTTTGGTTGCTGGTTGGCTTCCCTTCGTTTTGGTTGCTGGTTGGCTTCTCTTCGTTTTGGTTGCTGGTTGGCTTCTCTTCATTTCCATTGCTATTGCTTAACTTGCTACTTATCTCGACGCTTCTCCTCCTCACCTCATCCACGAAGTATTGTATGTTCCTGTCAGATGAACCACCTTCACCCACCGCTGCCTCGGCTGCTTCCTTCCATTTCAATGCATTCTGCTTTATCTCTGCGGCCCTGGGTCCAACTGTTGCCTCAAGGAGGCATTTCTCAACTTCATCGCGTGTGATCAACTTGTTTTCAGCCTCTCCACGGCACATTCTAACGCCAACATTAAAGACATCAACTAAGTACTTAGCATCAGTCACTTGATCACCCCATTGTGGGAAACAGACGACTGGCATGCCTGAGGAAAGTGCTTCCATTGTTGAGTTCCATCCACAGTGTGTTACAAAGCATGCAGTTGATGGGTGAGCTAATACTTTTTCTTGTGGACTCCATTGCACGACTTTTCCCCTGTCTCCTGCTTTCTCTAAGAAACCTTCAGGCAATTGAAGAACTTGAAAGCCTGAATCTTTGTGTGGTGGTTTCATAACCCACAGGAATGAGACACCAGAATTCAAAAGTCCATATGCAATTTCATCCCATTGATCTTGCTTCAAGTACACTACACTAccaaaagaaacataaacaaCCGATGATGGTGGCTTGCTATCAAGCCATTCAATGCAATCATCAGCCTTCATGATATCACCTCGGACGGCTGAGTTTGGTGCTTTAGGGTTCTTGAATAAAGGACCAACAGTTTTGATAGGGCAAATTTTAGACATGTACTCGATGATTTCAGGCTCAAGTTCCTGGAATGATTCCATCAAGATGCAGAAAGGCTTATCGAGATTCTTGTACTGACCAAGAATTGCTCTTCTCAAGAAAGGATAAGGACTAGTAGGATACAAGAAACTAGGCACTTCGTCATACTTGAGAAGTGGCATACATGGCAGCTGAACATCGATTTCGGGGTTTTCCTCATTGGGGAAGGGGACAAGACCATGGTAGTAATGGTAATAAGAGGAAAAGCAAGCACAAGATTGAACCCAAAGCATTGCAGAAGGGAGACCAAGACTTTCAGCAACATCCGAAACCCAAGGAATGAAAGGGTTGTtgatcaagcaagaaattGGCCGACCTTCCTCAGCATTTCTCTTGATTAAATCGGGAAAGAATTTTTTACCCACAAGCTCAAGTTGAGGCAGGTACTGATCAAGGTCTTGGCGTCGAGGTTCATCATCGTGCCACCCATCTTCAAAGAATTCGAACCTCATGTAACCATCACCAACGGGAGTAGGCTCGTCCGAGATGCTGCCAGACTTCCTCATCTGCCTGCCAGTGATCTCAGGAGTAGAGAAAGTGACAAGCAAGCCCCTAGAGGCAAGTTTCTTGCCAAGTCTAAGCAAAGGGTTAACATGGCCTTGGCcaggaaaagaaataagaaggACGTGAACAAGTGACTCAGAACCCATTGCTTGCTTTGTTGGTCTGCTTTTTCAGTAGAAAAATTGCTTGGTTTGTTTACTTAACAGAAAGAgcagcagaagaagaagagatagGCAACAGGAGAAATGTGAATACTTGGTGAATTGATGAGGAGCATATGGTAGGGAATATAAATACCACCCATGATTGTGAATTACTAATTTTCAAAGAATGAGACTTTAGATATGACTGTTAGTTAGCCTATCTTATGTTTGCAAGATGGAAAGTTTGGTTCACTAGTAATAATCTACAAGCATCCGAATCAGCAAAATATGCTTGTAATTGaatcatattaatttctattctCCTATGTGGATTAGGTGTATAATCATTAGTATCTTACATTAACAAGGACCTAAGCAGCATGCAAAGCAatactataatttttactaattacGAAGCTCTCAATTTTtactcaattatttttttccctttttttgaGAACACAGGatgtaaattatatattttatttagaagagacaaaaaaattattgatcatcttattactaattttgatatggttTATAAAGGTGAAGATAATTAGTACTACTTACTATTTGAGTTTGAATcatatagaaatttttatttttggccaagaaatataaaagtgAGCGACTAGTGGTAAAAACTCTTGCTAAATGCAATTATACAAGCTTTTTTTCGCTGCGGAATGTTCATAGAGCCATAACTAGTTGGATATAGGAATTGACTCCTTACTGTAAACGTGAACCTGGCTCAACTgatcaaatttatttcataGAGAGAGTTGCATGTGAAGCCTAACCAGAAAGGGAGAGTTGCACCTCGCTTGTGAATAGGGTGGCATAAAGCAAACTTTATGCTAAGTAATATTTGGGTAAGAGTTATCTCCTCAAGGGATATACACTAACATCTTATAATTATACACTTGGGATCAAATAATGAAGAGATTATAACTCAATAAAAGTTTAAGTACTATAGattttttttgatttaatatttaattttgttggtGAAATAATAGCATTGAGggataaaaaaagttaatattttatcatgttatacaaataagattcaatagaaaaataatactgCATTAGACATAATCTATAttctttaagaatatatatatccaAATATTACTGTATAGAATAATATAGTCTTtcaaataagattaaaaatttataatttattaccaTATAGAGTTTGTTTCTATTTACAACTTGCTCAAattggaataaatttttttataattatataaaattattcctatataaaatatcactataaaaattttattttatatttataataaattgtaaattaaaaaataatttaaatgtattaaatGATCTATACATATtcaatcttttattattattgatgaaatatatgtattagatatttattttctataatatttatcttttgagTTGAAAATTTTACATCTCGACATAAGAGAGGTGAAtgttaaatataaacatttagtAGTTTAAAACACTTTTATTTCTGACAAGAGTGTTTTCAATATGGTAAGTTATtgaaaatttgttattttattagaaagttaaataaaatttgttataaagttttatttgtgacaaatttgaattgatttttatatttaattttagagatAGGCAAAAGGTGAGATAAAAAAAGGTAgagtatttacttatttttctcttaaatcataaaaatttatatgtaaatatctttggaattatattttttaaaatagtaaataaatatgagaaaaattttaaaaactcaaTAGGATGTATATGATTTCAATTAGAAAGATCAGAAGcaaatttttgagatttttttttttttaatatcattttagaaagaaaagattatataGCAAAGACTGGCAATGGGTTTGATCCTTCTGAAATATAACTgcaaatataattgaaaaagagAACCCAAAAGAGTTTAGTTCATAAAATGCAGGATTGGGTTGTAGTAACCAGCATCCACCTGATTCCATATTATTGAGTCTTTGAGACCAGAAAGGTTAGTTGCAACACTTGCAATTCTATTCAATTAATGTAAGTTTGGCAGCTTTGTTGGCCATTATGCTTCTGTTGTACTTGatagttttttgttttttttttttttttttttaaagaaaaacattagAGAATCTGATTTTCTCCTGGAAAAGATGAAAGATACAGCATaaagcatattaaaaatttgccTTATTCTTTAGACCCATCTCACTTTCCTACTTAGAAGTCAATTaagtattcttttttattggaGGAAGAAGCCAATTAATtaagggtttttttttcttgtccACTTACATATGAAATGCTGGAAGAATACTCTTAAAATCTAGTTTAAAtcgaaatatatatttatcgtGAGATTAAATTTGtgaacatattaaataattaagttaattaaatattaaataatcaaaagatACACAGCATTCATTTTGTGAGATTAGgtataatcaattaattaattagtattaagactttttttttttttgaattaatgcAATTCTATGCATAGTGCATATTTTGCTGTCCCTACTCTCTCACCTTACCTAACCCTTCTTTTACTTTTGCTCAACTCTATTGTATTGATCTTGCCTATACAGACTTTTATTAATGCAGTTCTTGAaacattcttctttttcttttatagcaGAGCAATTCTTGAAATATTCTGAACTATACAAAATTGTTAAAGAGAATAAGTACAAAACCTTTTGGACATTTATGGCTGAGCAATGATGCATTAGATTGTGGAATGGTAAGGGTTACTTGTAATTCATTGATTTGAAGGGAAGGGCTATTTAGCTGTAAgtctttcccttttttttttttttaaaggaaaGGTACTAGTAATGGTTCCAAAAAAGAGTTTAGAATTTAAGTAagattaattagttaatttgtcttttaggataagagttaaaataaataaataaataaataacttatatgcaccttttactatttttatttaatttaagattttaatagtAAGATAATGGATCTAAACTATTAGCAGCTCCATTAATCCTTGCATATTGCCTATTGAAAGCTTCCATATTACAAATCTTTTtgtgttttaaaagaaagaaggaataGTCAGATTAAGTTCTGTTGTCAATGTCTGTGTATAGACCATTTACGGTTTTATTAAGGGCTACAAAGGAATGGTAGGACAAGGTTTAATGAGAATCATCCCTGTCTGATAAACAGGTAAGGTCTTGTTCTGACAAGCAATTAACAAAAGTCCTGTGATCTATGCACACCTTAATTGATTTGTGAAGAGATTATTACAGTCCCTTGGTGCAAAAATGAAGGAACAGTTTGACAGGACTCGTTTCAGAGCCACCAAAAATGATTTTCACAAGGAATTAATTCTGAGTTACCATGTAGAAATTGGCACAGTATAGTCCTTAAAAGCAACTATTTAATCCTAAATGGATCCTGAAAGATCAGGAGGGCAGTATTGATCTAACCCTTTTAATGAAATTAGCAGCAAGAAATGTAGTCCAATTTgtaatcctttttcttttcttttttctaaatttattgaaaTCACAGTACAATTCGACTGAATTAATCTTGGTGAGGTGccataaatataataagaaaaatgatttcAGAATTATAATGAGTTGTTGTACCTATTATTACTCAAATAATAAAGATCAAACCATCTAAGAGTCAAAAATTAGGATTCAAATCTCACTGAAAACAAATTTCTGTCTCAACAGGATTTGTTAAAAAGAAGAccctttattatttaatttcttaaaacttGAACATCAAGGATTTACCCTTCGCAATACAAGCCCacaagaaaggaagaaaagaaaactcaagATACTTGaaaattaaccaaaaataaataaacagtGAAAACTCAACCTCAAGCTGAGGACTCCATCAAAACTTCTGCTTTTTCAACACTTATTGGCTTCTCCACCAAATCTACAATATCACCATTGCCAGTGCTTGATTTGTTAGCGATCTCAACACTTCTCCTCCTCACCTCATCCACAAAATATTGTATGTTCCTGTCTGATGAACCACCTTCACCCACCGCTGCCTCCGCCGCTTCCTTCCATTTCAATGCATTCTGCTTCATCTCCACTGCCTTAGGCCCTACGGTTGCCTCAAGCAAGCATTTCTCAACTTCATCACGTGTGATCAACTTGTTCTCAGCCTCTCCGCGGCACATTCTTACTCCGACCTTAAACACATCAACCAAGTACTTAGCATCCGTCACTTGATCACCCCATTGTGGGAAACAGACGACTGGCATGCCTGAGGAAAGTGCTTCCATTGTTGAGTTCCATCCACAGTGTGTTACAAAGCATGCAGTTGATGGGTGAGCTAATACTTTTTCTTGTGGACTCCATTGCACGACTTTTCCCCTGTCTCCTGCTTTCTCTAAGAAACCTTCAGGCAATTGAAGAACTTGAAAGCCTGAATCTTTGTGTGGTGGTTTCATAACCCACAGGAATGAGACACCAGAATTCAAAAGTCCATATGCAATTTCATCCCATTGATCTTGCTTCAAGTACACTACACTAccaaaagaaacataaacaaCCGATGATGGTGGCTTGCTATCAAGCCATTCAATGCAATCATCAGCCTTCATTATATCACCTCGGACGGCTGAGTTTGGAGCTTTAGGGTTCTTGAACAGAGGACCGACAGTCTTGATAGGGCAAATTTGGGACATATATTCAATGATTTCAGGCTCAAGTTCCTGGAATGATTCCATCAAGATGCAGAAAGGCTTATCCAGATTCTTGTACTGACCAAGAATTGCTCTTCTCAAGAAAGGATAAGGACTAGTAGGATACAAGAAACTAGGCACTTCGTCATACTTGAGAAGTGGCATACATGGAAGCTGAACATCGATTTCGGGATTTTCCTCATTGGGGAAGGGGACAAGACCATGGTAGTAATGGTAATAAGCGGAAAAGCAAGCACAAGATTGAACCCAAAGCATTGCAGAAGGGAGACCAAGACTTTCAGCAACATCAGAAACCCAAGGAATGAAAGGGTTGTtgatcaagcaagaaattGGCCGACCTTCCTCAGCATTTCTCTTGATCAAATCGGGGAAGAATTTCTTACCCACAAGCTCAAGTTGAGGCAGGTACTGATCAAGGTCTTGGCGTCTAGGTTCATCATCGTGCCACCCATCTTCAAAGAATTCGAACCTCATGTAACCATCACCAACGGGAGTAGGCTCGTCCGAGATGCTGCCAGACTTCCTCATCTGCCTGCCGGTGATCTCAGGAGTAGAGAAAGTGACAAGCAAGCCCCTAGAGGCAAGTTTCTTGCCAAGTCTAAGCAAAGGGTTAACATGTCCTTGGCcaggaaaagaaataagtaGGACATGAACAAGCGACTCAGAACCCATTGCTTGTTTCTGTTGATTTGCTTTAATGGGTAGAAAGGAATTTCGAGTACTTAATTGTCTGGTGGATGGGTGATGAGCATGGGATATGGAAGAGTGCATTTATATATGCCATTGGTGGATGCTGTGTGAAATTCTAATTTTCAAAGTGAACCTACGATATGACTGTTAGTTAGCAACTTACATTCCCATAATTGAAAGTTTGGAAATTTTTGCCTGATATTTCATGCAgtagtttattaatttgtctgatttaattgaatataattgAGAGAGAACCATTAAGGTGCTAGTTAAGGTAGTCAAAATGTTAATGTCAATTACCAAATGTTCCCATTAGTATTTTTGTTTGTAAAATTTAGCCGATTCGCTATTAATTAGTATCactattaaaagacaattaataGTATGATGAATATAAATTCATTGTGATCTAATCTTATCATATGTTTCAGCATAtaatcaaacttaattttattattagtatttgaTAATTTGGTATTGAACGATAATCTAACGtcgaatataaaagaatataaagtatttttacattattttttattgggatttatagaatatataaaacttatt
The nucleotide sequence above comes from Ricinus communis isolate WT05 ecotype wild-type chromosome 6, ASM1957865v1, whole genome shotgun sequence. Encoded proteins:
- the LOC8288107 gene encoding gallate 1-beta-glucosyltransferase 84A24 translates to MGSESLVHVLLISFPGQGHVNPLLRLGKKLASRGLLVTFSTPEITGRQMRKSGSISDEPTPVGDGYMRFEFFEDGWHDDEPRRQDLDQYLPQLELVGKKFFPDLIKRNAEEGRPISCLINNPFIPWVSDVAESLGLPSAMLWVQSCACFSSYYHYYHGLVPFPNEENPEIDVQLPCMPLLKYDEVPSFLYPTSPYPFLRRAILGQYKNLDKPFCILMESFQELEPEIIEYMSKICPIKTVGPLFKNPKAPNSAVRGDIMKADDCIEWLDSKPPSSVVYVSFGSVVYLKQDQWDEIAYGLLNSGVSFLWVMKPPHKDSGFQVLQLPEGFLEKAGDRGKVVQWSPQEKVLAHPSTACFVTHCGWNSTMEALSSGMPVVCFPQWGDQVTDAKYLVDVFNVGVRMCRGEAENKLITRDEVEKCLLEATVGPRAAEIKQNALKWKEAAEAAVGEGGSSDRNIQYFVDEVRRRSVEISSKLSNSNGNEEKPTSNQNEEKPTSNQNEGKPTSNQNEEKPTSNQNEEKPTSKGKVEKPTNNGKVEVLVESSA
- the LOC8288108 gene encoding gallate 1-beta-glucosyltransferase 84A24, with translation MGSESLVHVLLISFPGQGHVNPLLRLGKKLASRGLLVTFSTPEITGRQMRKSGSISDEPTPVGDGYMRFEFFEDGWHDDEPRRQDLDQYLPQLELVGKKFFPDLIKRNAEEGRPISCLINNPFIPWVSDVAESLGLPSAMLWVQSCACFSAYYHYYHGLVPFPNEENPEIDVQLPCMPLLKYDEVPSFLYPTSPYPFLRRAILGQYKNLDKPFCILMESFQELEPEIIEYMSQICPIKTVGPLFKNPKAPNSAVRGDIMKADDCIEWLDSKPPSSVVYVSFGSVVYLKQDQWDEIAYGLLNSGVSFLWVMKPPHKDSGFQVLQLPEGFLEKAGDRGKVVQWSPQEKVLAHPSTACFVTHCGWNSTMEALSSGMPVVCFPQWGDQVTDAKYLVDVFKVGVRMCRGEAENKLITRDEVEKCLLEATVGPKAVEMKQNALKWKEAAEAAVGEGGSSDRNIQYFVDEVRRRSVEIANKSSTGNGDIVDLVEKPISVEKAEVLMESSA